From the genome of Argentina anserina chromosome 4, drPotAnse1.1, whole genome shotgun sequence, one region includes:
- the LOC126791181 gene encoding probable polygalacturonase: MKMLVVLLLLLSLGNAIKLRGEDEDWPCDYKLQLKPRPHSVSILEFGAVGDGKTLNTLAFQNAIFYLKSFADKGGAQLYVPPGRWLTGSFNLTSHLTLFLEKGAVILGSQDQSHWDILEPLPSYGRGIELPGGRYRSLINGYMLQDVVITGDNGTINGQGSVWWDWFNSHTLNHSRPHLVEIVSSKDVVVSNLTFVNSPAYNIHPVYCSNVHIHNISVSAPLESPYTVGIVPDSSDNVCIQDCSIGMGYDAIVLKSGWDEYGIAYGRPTTNVHIRRVQLQSSSGSSLAFGSEMSGGISNVLAEQVHIYDSLCGIQLRTTKGRGGYIRNIIISDVKMENISVAFGASGQFGSHPDENFDPNALPVLDHISLEHVIGTNITIVGKFTGIKESPFTSFCLSNISLSINSGSSTKSWVCSNVSGSSESVFPEPCSALKSSHSNSSSACFSIQTLNGKATAL; the protein is encoded by the exons ATGAAGATGCTA GTGGTATTGCTCTTGTTATTGAGTTTGGGCAATGCTATCAAACTCCGTGGAGAAGACGAAGATTGGCCTTGTGATTATAAACTGCAATTAAAACCAAGGCCGCATAGTGTTTCCATTTTGGAGTTTGGTGCTGTTGGGGATGGCAAAACATTGAACACTCTTGCTTTTCAGAATGCCATATTCTATCTCAAGTCTTTTGCTGACAAGGGCGGTGCACAGCTATATGTGCCGCCTGGAAGATGGCTTACCGGAAGTTTCAACCTTACGAGCCATCTCACATTGTTTTTGGAAAAGGGTGCTGTCATTCTTGGATCTCAG GATCAATCTCATTGGGATATTCTTGAACCCTTGCCCTCGTATGGTCGAGGGATTGAACTACCGGGAGGGAGATATCGTAGCTTGATAAATGGATATATGTTACAAGATGTGGTCATAACAG GTGATAATGGAACCATCAATGGTCAAGGATCAGTGTGGTGGGATTGGTTTAATTCCCATACTTTAAATCATAGCCGTCCTCATCTTGTAGAGATAGTTTCATCAAAAGATGTTGTAGTTTCAAACCTCACATTTGTCAATTCTCCTGCATACAACATTCATCCAGTCTATTGCAG TAATGTACACATTCACAACATCTCAGTCTCTGCTCCCCTGGAGTCACCTTATACAGTTGGTATAGTCCCAG ATTCTTCTGATAATGTGTGCATACAAGATTGCAGTATTGGCATGGGGTATGATGCCATTGTCCTCAAGAGTGGTTGGGACGAATACGGCATTGCCTATGGAAGACCAACCACAAATGTGCACATCAGAAGGGTCCAGCTACAGTCGTCTTCTGGTTCTTCTCTTGCCTTTGGTAGTGAGATGTCGGGTGGCATTTCTAATGTGCTTGCGGAGCAGGTCCACATATACGACTCGCTTTGTGGCATTCAGCTTAGAACAACAAAGGGTAGAGGGGGTTATATCAGAAATATCATCATTTCAGATGTCAAAATGGAGAACATCAGTGTGGCATTTGGCGCATCTGGTCAGTTTGGATCCCATCCAGATGAAAACTTTGATCCTAATGCTCTTCCAGTATTGGATCACATCAGCTTAGAGCATGTGATTGGTACCAACATCACTATTGTTGGAAAATTCACTGGGATCAAGGAATCCCCCTTCACGTCCTTTTGTCTGTCCAACATCTCCTTGTCAATCAATTCCGGTTCTTCCACCAAATCTTGGGTATGTTCAAATGTTTCTGGCTCTTCCGAGTCTGTCTTCCCTGAACCCTGTTCTGCCCTTAAGTCCTCCCATTCAAATTCTTCCTCAGCCTGCTTTTCTATACAAACCTTGAATGGAAAAGCCACGGCATTATGA